The Rhodanobacteraceae bacterium genomic sequence GCGCCCTGCAGCACCAGCAGCGGCGCCTTGGCATCCTTGATGTAGGTGATCGGCGAATCGGCATCGTAGATCTTGCGGTCCTTCACCGGATCGCCCAGCAAAGACATCTCGTATTGCCGCAGGAACGGATCTTCGTGCTGCAGCATCGTGATCCAGTTGATGATGCCGTATTCCTCGACCGCCGCCGCCCACACGTCGGGCGTCTTGCCGATCGCCATCAAGGTCATGTAGCCGCCGTAGGAGCCGCCGGTGATGCCGATCTTCTTCGGGTTCACGTAGCCTGTCGCGGCGAGGAATTTCGCCGCATACACCTCGTCCTGGAGGTCGCCGCCGCCCAGATCCTTGATGTTGGCTTTCTGGAAGGCCAGGCCGTAGCCGGTCGAACCGCGCACGTTGGGCGCGATGGCGACGTAGCCGCGTGAAGCCAGCGCCAGCGCGGTGCGATTGAAGCTGTCCACGGTTTGTCCGGTCGGGCCGCCGTGCGGCAGCACCACGCCGGGTGCGGAGCCATCGCGCTTGAGATTGGCCGGCATCCACAGGAACGCGCTGATCACGGTGCCGTCGAAGCTCTTGTAGTGCACCAGTTGCGAGTGCGGCAGTGCATCGGGTTTGATGCTTGGCAGTGCGGAATGCGTGAGCTGCCGCGGTGAACCGCTGGCGACCGGATAGATCCAGTAATCGGCGGGTTCGCTGGAACTCTGGTGCGAGACCAGCAGGCGCGAGCCGTCGCGGGAGAAGGAGGTCGGGTTGCCACTGGGCGCGTTCAGTCCGTCAGCCAGTGCAAGCTTTTGCGACCGCTTCGAGGCGATGTCGTAGAGATAGATGTCGCTGCGCCCGTCGGCATTGACGACATACAGCACACGGTTGCCATCCGGCGAGAAGCTGCCGGTCATGGATTCCCAGGGATCCATGGTGAGCCAGCGGTAGTCGTGCTTCGAGATGTCATAGAGTGCGGCGCGGTTGGTGCCGCCTTTGGCGTTCGACGCCACGGCCAGCCAGCGGCCATCCGGCGACACCGCGCTGGCCGTGATCAGCACTTGTCCCTGGTGCGGCGTCAGTTCCGTCGTCTTGCCGGTGGCTACGTTGATCTGCCACACACTGGAGTCGGTGAAACCGGCATTGATGCGGTTGGCGTACACGCTGCGGCCGTCATGGCTCCACGCCACCACCTGCCACAGATGATCCTTGCTCGCCTCGTGGGTCAGTTGGTGTATCGCGTGCGTCTTCCAGTCGAGCAGGGCGATGTCGGTGACCGAGGCGGATTTCGGCTTGATGTTGAAGGCGAGCCGCTGTCCGTTGGGCGAAAACAGCGCGCCGGTGTTGGAGACGTCGGGTTCCGGAGTGAGCTCGACGGGTTTGCCGCCATTGGCCGGCACGGCATACAGTCTGAATTGTTCGTTGCCGCCCTGATCGGATTCGTACACGATCCGCTTGCCGTCCGGCGACCAGGTCGAGCCGTACTGGCGATCGTCCGAGCGTGTCAGCTGCACCGGCGTGCCACCCGCAGCCGGAACCTTCCACAAATTGAAGCGGCCGGTGGTATTGGTGGAAATCACGACCTCGCGGCCGTCCGGCGACCATGCGGCGCCTGCCACGCCGTGCGTGAAAAACAGGTCGTGAATCGGAACCGGATGCGCGGCGGAGTTGCCCGCCGACCGGATCAAGGTGGGATCGGTCAGCGCGCGTTCGGGCGACGGAACGGCGGCGAACAGTGGGGCGAAAACGAAGACCAGCGCAACGGCGAACCAACGCATGACGGCGTCCTCCCTTCGATGGAAGGGAGACAGTCTATACACCTCGCGTTGCCATCAGACAATGCGGCGCAAGTCATGCGCGCCGGCAAACCGCCGGCGCGGTTGTCAGAACGACATGAAATACCCGCCGTTCACCGGGATGTTGGCGCCGGTGATGAAGCCGGCATCGTCGGCGGTGAGGAAGGCCACGGTGCGTGCGATTTCCGACGGCTCGCCCAGGCGCCCGACCGGAATCTGCGCGACGATCTGTGCGCGGATGTCTTCCGGCACCTTCATCACCATCTCGGTCTTGCAGTAGCCGGGCGACACGCTGTTGACGGTGACGCCTTTCTTTGCGACTTCGCGCGCCAGTGCCATGGTGAAGCCGTGCATGCCGGCCTTGGCGGCGGAATAGTTGGTCTGGCCGAACTGGCCGGTCTGACCGTTCACCGAGCTGATGTTGACGATGCGTCCGAAGCCGCGCTCGGTCATGCCGTCCACGGTGTGGCGGCACATGTTGAACACGCCGTCGAGGTTGACGTGCATCAGCTCGCTCCACTGCGCCTGGCTCATCTTCTTGAGCGAAGTGTCGCGGGTGATGCCGGCGGCGTTGACCACGATGTCCACGCTGCCGTACTTTTCGGTGACGTGCTTCACCAGATTCGCGCAATCGTCGAAATGCGCGACGTCGGCCGGCGCGAACACGATGCTGCCGTTGTACTCGCGGGTTTCCTCGCGGAACGCGGCGAGCCGCTCCTGGCGGTTGCCGAGGTCCGCGGCGATGACCTGACGGCCCTCTTCCGCGAGTCGCTTGCAGATGGCCGTGCCCAGTCCGCCGATGCCGCCGGTGACGACGGCTACACGCTTGCTCATTTTTGGATATCTCCGGGAAATGCGGCGCAGCGCCATGTGCTGCGCTGCAACATCCCGGCGATGTTACGAAGCACGCGGCGGGGTGTCAACGGCGTTTGCGGGCCGGCTTGTCCGCTTCGGGATCGGCGTCGGCGGCGGGCTTGGCGGGCGGAGCGGTGCCGCCTGCCTGCAGGGTCTTCCACAGGCCGAGGTTTCGTTCGGTGATTTCGTTCAGCATCGACCACGGCGTCTGGCCAAGCAGGTTGTTCAACTGGTCGCGGAACTTGTGCTGCTGGTCCAGGAAAACCTTGAGGCTGTTTTCGAGGTAGCCGCCCACGAAACCCTGCATGGCGTCGCCGTAGAAGCGGATGATCTGCGAAAGCAGCTGGGTCGAGAAGATCGGCTGGCCGTGCTGTTCGTGCTCGGCGATGATCTGCAGCAGCACCGCGCGGGTCAGGTCTTCGTTGGTCTTGGCGTCGCGCACCTCGAAGGTTTCGCCGGACAGCACCAGCTGTCGAACCTCCTCCAGCGTGATGTAGCTGGAGACGCGGGTGTCGTAGAGACGGCGATTCGGGTATTTCTTGATGACGCGCGGTGATGCCATGCGGCAAAAGTAGCACGGGATGCGGCGGCGCACCAGCAAAAAGGGGGCGTCGCCCGGGTCGTCCCGGCCTGGCGGTCAGGAGCGCGGCGGCGGTTCGGCGCCGGTCTCGCCCAGCGGCAGGATCGTGTGGCCGCTGGTCGAATTGACCATCTCGGCGCCCGCGATGTAGATGCCCACGACCGCAGTGACCAGGCCGAGGTAGCCGCCCAGCACTTCCAGCGCGCCGAGGTGCAGCCATTCGGCCAATGCGAACGCGAACAGCGACAGGCACAACCCCAGCGCGAACAGCATGCGCGCAACGCCGTCCCGGCACGCCGCCAGCCACACGCAAAAGGCGAGGAACGACCACACGATGTAGTACCAGCCCAGCATGCCCGCCGAATACGGCGGAGCGCCGCCGATCGTCAGGCGTGCGGTCAGCGCGGCCACCCACCAGTACGCCGCGAAGCACAGGAACAGCGTGGCGTCGATGGCCTGTCCGCGCAATGCCTGCAGGAATCCCGCGGCCGCCATCACGCAGCCGCCGAGCACGATGGCCATGAGATGGGCAAACATGGCGTCGGCGGGATCGAACCAGCCCGCGGGGATCATGCTGTTCATCCACAAGGTGAGCGCGAAGGCTGCATAGCCGAGCGCGGCGGCTGGGGCGGACTTGTTCATCTCGATCTCCGTTCCGCCGTCCGCGAGGCAGGTTCGGTCACTGCCTTGCGCGGACGACGGTCAGATCGATTATCGACAGGCATTGTGTAGAAACGGTCACGGCGCAAGCCCGCAGGCGTTGCCTTCGCCTGAACGCTGCTACGCCCCGTCGCTGGAGACCCGCACGATCGGGGCATCGCCCGCCGGCGCCGCGTGCACCTTGCGCGCCGGCACCGCGAATTCGATGCCGAGTTCGTCCCACGCATCCAGCATCTTCAGGTTGATGCGCTGCTGGATCTCGACGAAGGTGTTGTAGGCGGGATCGAGCACGTAATACACGAACTCGAAATCGAGGCCGTACTCGCCGAAGCCGGAAAGATAACCGCGGTCGAAGCGGGTCAGCTTTTCCTCGTCGATGAACTCGCGCACGCGTTCCACCACGGTGGGCAGCTTGTCGCGCGGGGTGTCGAAGGGCAGCCGGAAGTTGAACACGACCCGGCGCTGCTGCATCCGCGAGTAGTTGTGGATCAGGCTTTTCAGCAGCACCGAGTTGGAGATGGCCAGTTCCTCGCCGGACTGCGACTGCAGCCGGGTGGACTTGATGCCGACCTTGGTGACGGTGCCCTGGCCCGAATCGAAGGCGATGGCATCGCCGACCTCGAACGGTTTGTCCAGCCCGATGCTGATCGATGCGAACAGGTCGCCCAGCACGTTCTGCAGCGCCAGCGCCACCGCGACGCCGCCGACGCCGAGGCTGGCGACAAACGCCGTGATGTTGACGCCGCCCCGGTTCAGCAGGACCAGAACCAGCGTCACCCACACCACGAATTGCACCGCCCAGGTGAGCACGCCCAGCATCACGGGATTGACGGGCCGCGCGCCGGCGCGGCTGGCCGTGCGGTTCAGCCACGACGCCAGCAGGCGGCTGACCCAGAACGCGATCTGCATGCCTACCAGGATCCAGGTCAGCAGTTGCAAGGCGTGCTGCACGTGGCCCGTCTGTTCGGCGCTGTGTCCGAAGTGCAGGAAGTCCAGTGCGGTCACGATCGCGATCAGCAGCAACAGCCAGCCGCGCGTCGCGGCCGCGACGTCGGCGGCCACGTACAGCCCCTGGCGGTGCGTGCGCTGGGCGAGTTTGGCGAGGCGCGCATTGAGGAACAGTGCGAGGCTGTGCGCGATCAGGTAACCGGCCAGCGCGCAGGCGCCGGCGATCACCCACGCCAGCGCGGTGTTGCCGAGCCATTGTCCGTGCTGGAACCAGTCAGTCATTGCGATGCCTTGCCTCGTGGGATCGGGTGAAGTGCAACATCATGCTGCCGGTTTCGGCGCTGAGGCCGCGTCGCCGTGCTGCTGGAACACCCGCTTCATCACGAAGTCGGCGGTGACTTCCTCGCCGGTCAGCAGCATCGCCGCGAGTTCGCCGCCCAGGATCTGCGGCGCGATCACGACGTCGGGCTGCACCAGCTTCACGCGCGCGAGATGGTGCGCGTCGTTGACGGCGGCGACCGTGCGCGCCTTGCCCTGCAGTTCGCGCACCGCCAGCACCACGAACGCGTTTTCGGAATCGTCGGGCAGCATCGCCAGCACGGCCTGCGCCTTGTCCGCGCCGGCCTTGCGCAGCACGTCGCCGTCGCTGGGTTCGCCGATCACCTTGTCCACGTCGTCGGGGATGCCCGACTCCGGCTCCACGCGCATCAGCAGGGTGACGGGGTGGCCGCGCCGCGCGAGTTCGCGCCAGGTGTTGAGCGCGAGCGGCGTGTTGCCGATCACGACGAAATGGTTTTCGCGTTTCATGCGGGGGCCCTTGCGGTTGACGATGCGTTGCAGGCTGCGGGTGACCAGCGGCGCGATCACCGCGGTGAGCGAGGTCGCGAACACCGCGACGCCGAGCACGATGATGGAAACCGCGAACAGCTTGGCTTCGGTCGTCTGCGGCGTGATGTCGCCGTAGCCGACGGTGCTCATCGTGACCATCGCGTAATACAGCGCGGTCACGAGGTCGGTCACCTTCGGATGGAATTCGCTGCCCAGGTAGAAAGTGCCGAAGGTGGCGTACACCAGCAGCATCACCACCGACGTCAGCGCGAACAGCGTGCTCGCGGCGACGCTGGTGCGGTCGAACTGGCGCCACGCGAATGCCAGCAGCGCCAGCATCAGGATGAAATAGCCGATCAGCAGGTGCGCGTGGCTGTGCTGTCCGAAGTACATGCTGACCGCCGCGGTCGCGGCCAGCAGCAGCGCCATCAGCCAGGCGAGCCGCGAGCGGAACAGCAGGCCGAACGCCATGATCAGCATGCCGAGCCCGATCAGCAGCGGCGGCAGCAGCGCGGGGTGCAGGCCCTGGCCGCCGCTCAGCAGCAGATCGACGACATGCCGCCAGTGCCGCCCGAGATCGGCCTGCAGCAGCCAGATGCCGCCGAGCCCCAGCAGGCTCGCCAGCGGCACGTGCGGAAACCAGTGGCGCCCGCCGATCCGCTGGTGCAATTGCTGGATGCGGTTGCGCAGGAGCTGGGTCGGGCTGGGCAGCATCGATGCGAGGGCGACACGCGGCGGCCGGGAACCCACACCATAGCAAGTGCGGTGCGTGACGGCCAACCCGTCTCGGCGAAGCGGTCAGCGATCCGGCATCCGCAGGTGCGCTGCCGGTTCGCGCTCGACGAATTCGCGCTGCACGTGCGCGAGCAGGTCGCGCTGGCTGCCGAACGGGAATTCGCCGGCGGCGTCCTGCAGGGACAGCCAGCGATGGGCCGAATGCTCGCCATTCAAGCGCACGCGCGCATCCGGCGCCACCCGCGCCACGAATGCGGGCACCACGGCGATGCACTCGTGGCTTGCGTCGTAGAACTGTTCGCAGAAGCTGGTGGCGTAAAGCGCCGCCGGCGCCAGCCCGGTTTCTTCCAGCAGTTCGCGGCGCGCGGCCTGCCAGGCGGTTTCGCCGGCTTCGATGTGGCCCGCCACGTAGCTCCATGCGCCGTGCAGGTATTCCCCGGCGCGGCGCAGCAGCAGGATCCGGGTGTCAGGCCCGCTGCCGCTCAATGCGAGCACGGCGACCATCTCGCAGCGGACGGGCAACATCGACATGGCTTCACCTCGCTTGGTGCCGAATTGCGCGGCGCCAGGCGTGTTCTATCATGCCTGCATGCAGACAGCGCACACGACGCACGGCGCAGGGACCGCGCAGGGCATCCACATCGTCGATACCGGCTTCCAGCGGCCGCAATTCGACGCGGCATACCTGATCGTCGAAAACGGTCGCGCCGCCTTCATCGACTGCGGCACCCAACATTCGCAGCCACGCTTGCTGGCGGCGCTGGCGCAAGCCGGGCTGTCCGCCGATGACGTCGATTGGCTGATCCTCACCCACGTCCATCTCGACCATGCCGGCGGTGCCGGCGAGCTGATGGCGCGCTTGCCCAATGCGAAGCTGGTGGTACATCCGCGCGGCGCGCGCCACATGATCGATCCGTCGATCTTGTGGGCGGGCGCCGCGGCGGTGTATGGCGAAGAAGAAATGCGGCGCAGCTACGGAAGCCTGAAGCCGGTGCCCGCCGAGCGCGTGGTCGAAGCGCCGGATGGACACGTCGTGGACCTTGCCGGGCGCGCGCTGCGTTGCCTCGACACGCCCGGTCATGCAAAGCACCACAACGCGATCCTCGACGCGCGCAGCGGCTGCATCTTCAGCGGCGACACCTTCGGGTTGTCCTATCGCGAGTTCGACAGCGCCAAGGGGCCTTTCATCATTCCCACCACCTCGCCGGTGCAGTTCGATCCCGAGGCGCTGCATGCATCGATCCGGCGCCTGGTTGCGTTGCAGCCGCCGGCCATTTACCTCACCCATTTCGGGCCGGTCACGGACGTTCATCGATTGGGCGACGACCTGCACGCCACCATCGATGCGATGGTGGAACTGGCGCAGCGGCACGCGCGCGACCCGAACCGGCACGCCGCGCTGACCGAATCGATCGCGCGCCTGTACGTCGAGCGGGTGCACGCGCACGGTTGCACGCAATCGCCGGATGAAATCCGGGCGCTGCTGGCGATCGACATCGAATTGAATGCACAGGGGCTGGAAGTGTGGCTTGCCCAGTCGGCCGGGCGGGGCGCTCCACGGACGCCACCGGCCCGACCGTGACGATTGTCCCATGCGGGCCGCCTTGCGCAGGCGTAAAAAGGGCGTCCTGGGCTCGGGCATCCATACCGCATCACCATCCTGACGAAGGGGATCGACCATGAAGCGTGTGAAGCTGCAGCGGCTGTCGGTGGCGTTGGCGTGTCTGGCGTTGACATGCGTGGCGGGAGCTGCGGCGCCGCCGGCGCAAACGTCTTCGTCCGGCGGCATGCTTGGTTTCACGGAGAGCGGCGCAACGCAGCAGCGCCAACTCGAACAGCGTTTCGATGCGCTGTTGAATGCGGACGAGATCCGCGGCTGGCTGAAGCAGATGTCCTCGGAACCCAACCAGGTCGGTTCGCCGCACGACAAGGCCAACGCCGAGTGGATGCTGGCGCAGTTCAAGAGCTGGGGCTGGGACGCGCACATCGAGCAGTTCGACGTGCTGTATCCGACGCCCAGGCAGGAGTTGGTGGAGCTGGTCGCACCGACCACCTTCAAGGCCACGTTGCACGAACCGCCGATCAAGGGTGATCCCACCTCGTCGCTGCCGGGCGCGCTGCCGCCGTACAACGTGTATGGCGCCGACGGCGACGTCACCGGCGAGCTGGTGTACGTCAATTACGGCATGCCGGACGATTACAAGGAACTCGCGCGCCTCGGCGTCAGCGTCAAAGGCAAGATCGTGATCGTGCGCTACGGCGCGGGCTGGCGCGGATTGAAACCGGAACTCGCCTATCAGCACGGTGCGATCGGCTGCCTGATCTATTCCGATCCGCGCGACGATGGCTACTTCACCGGCGATCCGTTCCCGAAAGGTCCGACGCGCCCGCCCGAGGGCGTGCAGCGCGGCTCGGTCGCCAAGATGCAGCTCTATCCGGGCGATCCCACGACGCCAGGCTACGGCTCTGTGCCTGGCGCAAAACACCTGCCGCTGCAAGACGTCAAGTCCATCCTCAAGATTCCGGTGCTGCCGATTTCCTACGCCGACGCGACGCCGCTGCTGCAGGCGCTGGGCGGTCCCGACGCGCCGGAGAACTGGCGCGGCGCGCTGCCGTTCACCTATCACGTGGGCGCGGGTCCGGCCAAGGTGCACATGGTGGTGAAGTCGGACTGGAGCCTGAAACCGATTTACGACGTGATCGCGAAGCTGCCGGGTTCGACTGATGCGGACCAGTGGGTGCTGCGCGGCAATCACCATGACGGCTGGGTATTCGGCGCGTTCGATCCGCTGGCGGGCATGGTGTCCGAACTGGCCGAGGCCAAGGCGCTGGGCACGCTGTACCAGCAGGGCTGGAAGCCGAAGCGCACCATCGTGTATGCGAGCTGGGACGGCGAGGAGCCGGGCCTGCTGGGTTCCACCGAGTGGGCCGAAACCCACGCGAAGGAACTGCAACAGAAGGCCGTGCTGTACCTCAACTCGGATACCAACGGCCGCGGATTCCTCGAAGCGGGCGGCAGCCACTCGCTGCAGCACCTGGTCAACCAGGTGGCGGCGGGCGTGACCGATCCCGAAACGAAGGGAAGCGTGCAGCAGCGGGCGCGCGCGCGTCTCGACGTGCGGGCCAATGAGAAGGGTGCCAGTCCGGAATTGAAGGAGACCGCGAAACTCGCGGGCGCGAACGGCGACATCCCGATCGCGCCGTTGGGTTCGGGTTCGGATTACAGCGCCTTCCTGGAACACCTTGGCATCGCGACGCTGGATATCGGCTTCTCGGGCGAAGCCAACCAGGGCGGCGTCTACCACTCGCGCTACGACGACTTCGACCACTTCGACCGCTTCGGCGATCCCGGCTTCCAGTACGAAGTCGCGCTGGCGAAAGTCGCCGGCCGCATCGTGATGCGCACCGCCGACGCTGACGTGCTGCCGATGCGCTTCGGCGACTTCAGCGCGACGGTCGATCGCTACATCGAGCAGTTGCACAAGCAGGCGGACAGCGAGCGCAAGGCGGCCGAGGCGCAGCACAAGCTGCTGGATGCGGACGCGTACAAGCTGGCGGCCGATCCGCTGCATCCAGTCGCGCCGCCCGAGCGCCTGTCGGAGGTTCCCAAGATCGACTTCGTGCCGCTGGACACGGCGGCAAAGAAGCTGAAGGAAAGCGCGCAAGCCTATGAAAAGGCCTACAACGCGCGGGCCGAAAAGGGCCTCGATATCCCGGCCGTGCAGCTCGCGCAGGTCAACCAGTTGATGGGCACGATCGAGCAGCGGCTGCTGGACGAGCAGGGTCTGCCGGGCCGTCCCTGGTACAAGAACATGATCCAGGCGCCGGGCGAGTTGACGGGCTATGCGCCCAAGACCATCCCGGCCGTGCACGAAGCGCTGGACGCGCGCGATTGGCAGCGTGCCGACAAGTACGCGGCCGTAACGGCGAAGGTGCTCGACAACTACCGCGCGCAGCTCGACAAGCTGACGGCGTTGCTCAAGTAGTTATCGACGGCGACCCCGTGCGCGTGCGTGCAGCGCGCGGGGCCGCCCGGTCAGCGTGTGTTCACGGCGAGCGGATCGCACGAGAGGATGATGGAAGCCTCTTCCTGCCAACGGTGAGCCGCCATGCGTCACTTCAAGTGGGCCTCGTTGCTGGCTGCGGTTCTGCTGGCCGCCTGCGCGCAGCAGCCCGCGCGTGAATCGTCCGCGCGGCATGAACACGCGGCGATCGACTACGCCAGGTACGTGCAACGCACGGTGCCGTGGTTCAACTTCACCTCGCTGTACAGCTGGGATTCGAACCAGCTCGGTTACGTGGTCGTATGGGTCAGCCCGATCCAGGCCTACCGCCTCGCGTTGGTCGGGCCGTGCCTGGGCCTGCAGAGCGCGGCGGGCGTGATCGGATTGACATCGCAGGATGGCTTGGTGAGCTCCAATCGTGACGCGGTGCTGGCCGGCGGCGACCGCTGCCAGATCATGCGCATCGAGCAGCTCGACGCCAAGGCGATCCGCGCAGTGCGTTCGGAATCGAAGCCGTCCGGCGACAAGCGCGACTGAAACCGCGGACTACGTTTGCGCCTGCAAGTACGGACGCCGACCGCGCTGTCTTTGTGCGCACTGAAGTAGGGGCATGTGCTTCAGGCCGGCAGGCGGTCGAGCTTCGAGTCCAACTGCGGGTGATCGGGCAGGCGGATCAGGAATGCGTCCCGCAGCACCTCCCGGATTTCGCCGGCGTCGTGCAGCGTCCGTCGCTCTTCCGCGCCGTCCTCGGCGCGCACCGTGAATTCGCGATTGCGCAAGGTCAATCGCCGTCCGGCCGGTGCACGTGCGGCCGTCAACGAAGTGACGAAGTACGACTCGGGATGGGTGGAGGTCCACCAGTTGCCGGCGCGGTAATCGACCGGATATTGCGGCCGCAGGTCGGAACGGTAGAGCGTCTCCCACGCGTCGTCCGTGCATCTCTGCAAGCGCCAGTCGTCTTCGCTGCGGCGTTGCAGCCGGTAGGGTCCGTGTGGCGTGACCTGTTCCATGTCCGGCACGAGCCACAAGGGGCCGGTGGGCGTGGCGCCGCCGAAACCGACGTCGGCAAGCCAGGCATCCTCGTCCAGATCGATCCGCAGCAGCATGTGGTTGCGCGCGGTAATGGCATCGTCGGGTTGGCCCCACAACACCCGCGCGGCGAGGTCGGTGACGGAAAAACCTATCGCCCGCAGCGCCGAGCCCAGCAGCAGGTTTTGTTCGAAGCAGTAGCCGCCGCGATGGTCATGCACCAGCTTGCGCTGCACGG encodes the following:
- a CDS encoding S9 family peptidase; translation: MRWFAVALVFVFAPLFAAVPSPERALTDPTLIRSAGNSAAHPVPIHDLFFTHGVAGAAWSPDGREVVISTNTTGRFNLWKVPAAGGTPVQLTRSDDRQYGSTWSPDGKRIVYESDQGGNEQFRLYAVPANGGKPVELTPEPDVSNTGALFSPNGQRLAFNIKPKSASVTDIALLDWKTHAIHQLTHEASKDHLWQVVAWSHDGRSVYANRINAGFTDSSVWQINVATGKTTELTPHQGQVLITASAVSPDGRWLAVASNAKGGTNRAALYDISKHDYRWLTMDPWESMTGSFSPDGNRVLYVVNADGRSDIYLYDIASKRSQKLALADGLNAPSGNPTSFSRDGSRLLVSHQSSSEPADYWIYPVASGSPRQLTHSALPSIKPDALPHSQLVHYKSFDGTVISAFLWMPANLKRDGSAPGVVLPHGGPTGQTVDSFNRTALALASRGYVAIAPNVRGSTGYGLAFQKANIKDLGGGDLQDEVYAAKFLAATGYVNPKKIGITGGSYGGYMTLMAIGKTPDVWAAAVEEYGIINWITMLQHEDPFLRQYEMSLLGDPVKDRKIYDADSPITYIKDAKAPLLVLQGANDIRVPKEEAEQVVSILKGAGRTVDAHYYPNEGHGFTKRENQIDALQRTVAWFDRYLKGEAPSNKASH
- a CDS encoding Acetoacetyl-CoA reductase, which translates into the protein MSKRVAVVTGGIGGLGTAICKRLAEEGRQVIAADLGNRQERLAAFREETREYNGSIVFAPADVAHFDDCANLVKHVTEKYGSVDIVVNAAGITRDTSLKKMSQAQWSELMHVNLDGVFNMCRHTVDGMTERGFGRIVNISSVNGQTGQFGQTNYSAAKAGMHGFTMALAREVAKKGVTVNSVSPGYCKTEMVMKVPEDIRAQIVAQIPVGRLGEPSEIARTVAFLTADDAGFITGANIPVNGGYFMSF
- a CDS encoding PhbF, which translates into the protein MASPRVIKKYPNRRLYDTRVSSYITLEEVRQLVLSGETFEVRDAKTNEDLTRAVLLQIIAEHEQHGQPIFSTQLLSQIIRFYGDAMQGFVGGYLENSLKVFLDQQHKFRDQLNNLLGQTPWSMLNEITERNLGLWKTLQAGGTAPPAKPAADADPEADKPARKRR
- a CDS encoding Potassium efflux system KefA protein / Small-conductance mechanosensitive channel, whose amino-acid sequence is MTDWFQHGQWLGNTALAWVIAGACALAGYLIAHSLALFLNARLAKLAQRTHRQGLYVAADVAAATRGWLLLLIAIVTALDFLHFGHSAEQTGHVQHALQLLTWILVGMQIAFWVSRLLASWLNRTASRAGARPVNPVMLGVLTWAVQFVVWVTLVLVLLNRGGVNITAFVASLGVGGVAVALALQNVLGDLFASISIGLDKPFEVGDAIAFDSGQGTVTKVGIKSTRLQSQSGEELAISNSVLLKSLIHNYSRMQQRRVVFNFRLPFDTPRDKLPTVVERVREFIDEEKLTRFDRGYLSGFGEYGLDFEFVYYVLDPAYNTFVEIQQRINLKMLDAWDELGIEFAVPARKVHAAPAGDAPIVRVSSDGA
- a CDS encoding Potassium channel protein, which codes for MLPSPTQLLRNRIQQLHQRIGGRHWFPHVPLASLLGLGGIWLLQADLGRHWRHVVDLLLSGGQGLHPALLPPLLIGLGMLIMAFGLLFRSRLAWLMALLLAATAAVSMYFGQHSHAHLLIGYFILMLALLAFAWRQFDRTSVAASTLFALTSVVMLLVYATFGTFYLGSEFHPKVTDLVTALYYAMVTMSTVGYGDITPQTTEAKLFAVSIIVLGVAVFATSLTAVIAPLVTRSLQRIVNRKGPRMKRENHFVVIGNTPLALNTWRELARRGHPVTLLMRVEPESGIPDDVDKVIGEPSDGDVLRKAGADKAQAVLAMLPDDSENAFVVLAVRELQGKARTVAAVNDAHHLARVKLVQPDVVIAPQILGGELAAMLLTGEEVTADFVMKRVFQQHGDAASAPKPAA
- a CDS encoding MBL-fold metallo-hydrolase superfamily, coding for MQTAHTTHGAGTAQGIHIVDTGFQRPQFDAAYLIVENGRAAFIDCGTQHSQPRLLAALAQAGLSADDVDWLILTHVHLDHAGGAGELMARLPNAKLVVHPRGARHMIDPSILWAGAAAVYGEEEMRRSYGSLKPVPAERVVEAPDGHVVDLAGRALRCLDTPGHAKHHNAILDARSGCIFSGDTFGLSYREFDSAKGPFIIPTTSPVQFDPEALHASIRRLVALQPPAIYLTHFGPVTDVHRLGDDLHATIDAMVELAQRHARDPNRHAALTESIARLYVERVHAHGCTQSPDEIRALLAIDIELNAQGLEVWLAQSAGRGAPRTPPARP
- a CDS encoding Glutamate carboxypeptidase II, producing the protein MKRVKLQRLSVALACLALTCVAGAAAPPAQTSSSGGMLGFTESGATQQRQLEQRFDALLNADEIRGWLKQMSSEPNQVGSPHDKANAEWMLAQFKSWGWDAHIEQFDVLYPTPRQELVELVAPTTFKATLHEPPIKGDPTSSLPGALPPYNVYGADGDVTGELVYVNYGMPDDYKELARLGVSVKGKIVIVRYGAGWRGLKPELAYQHGAIGCLIYSDPRDDGYFTGDPFPKGPTRPPEGVQRGSVAKMQLYPGDPTTPGYGSVPGAKHLPLQDVKSILKIPVLPISYADATPLLQALGGPDAPENWRGALPFTYHVGAGPAKVHMVVKSDWSLKPIYDVIAKLPGSTDADQWVLRGNHHDGWVFGAFDPLAGMVSELAEAKALGTLYQQGWKPKRTIVYASWDGEEPGLLGSTEWAETHAKELQQKAVLYLNSDTNGRGFLEAGGSHSLQHLVNQVAAGVTDPETKGSVQQRARARLDVRANEKGASPELKETAKLAGANGDIPIAPLGSGSDYSAFLEHLGIATLDIGFSGEANQGGVYHSRYDDFDHFDRFGDPGFQYEVALAKVAGRIVMRTADADVLPMRFGDFSATVDRYIEQLHKQADSERKAAEAQHKLLDADAYKLAADPLHPVAPPERLSEVPKIDFVPLDTAAKKLKESAQAYEKAYNARAEKGLDIPAVQLAQVNQLMGTIEQRLLDEQGLPGRPWYKNMIQAPGELTGYAPKTIPAVHEALDARDWQRADKYAAVTAKVLDNYRAQLDKLTALLK